AAAAAAAAGCAGGGGAGCAGGGAGCGCTTCGGTGCAGGGGGGATAGTTCAGATGGGGATTCAACCCCACCTGAACGAGAACCACTTAGTAGAAGTGGGGGACTCAAACCCATGTTCCGCTCCGCTCCACGGCAGGAGTCAGGGGTCATTTTCCCCCGCTCCCTGCTCCCTGCCCCCTGCCTCTTCGTTGACGAACTCAAAGTCCACTTGTTGGGTCGCAAAACTCTAATTCGTTCTTTAAATCCCGGTGAAGTTGTTCAAGAGATTTATGGTTGGCTTCTTGGACATTGGGCTGTACGCTCACTCATGCTCCACGTTGGCGATCGCGCTCAAATATCTCCTTTACGATTAAGCTTTACTGGGACACTTAATATTATCCGTCGGGCTATTCCAAAATTTCAACGTCTACAACCTGAAGAAATACCTTTTTTTTCAGCTGGCTTGTAAGAAAAATTTTGGATGAGCAGATTCCTGAACCGGAAGGTAGAAGCAATCCTCGTGTAGTCAAAAAGACCAGAGCCAAATTCCCCTCCAAGAAACCAATACATAGAGGGCAAGGAGCTAAAGAAAGAAACACTCACTTTTTCTATACTCAATACAACTTAGAGCTTAATCGAACCGTATTGAAACCGCTCTCGTCCCAAAACCATACCTGCATCCGCTCTGGCTGCTCTCTCGCTATTGTTAAATAGTGAGCAAGTTTCTCTTGGAATTCTGCTCTAATTAGAGGATCTTGTTTATCTTTTAAATCATACTTACCCCAAATGTAACTATACTTTTTTCGGTTTAATATCCTCCTCACTTGAGAACTACTTAAACCAATTCCTGTTTGTTCTGTTAAATATGTTGCTAATCTCTCTGCTGTCCATCGACCAAATTCATAACCCAAATCTGATGGTTCTCTATCAACTGTTTTTAATAACAGTTCAATATATTCAGGCGTGGCTTTTCGGTTATTCTGATACTCTCGTTTATTATGTAAAGTTTCTAGGTTATCTGGATCTCCATGCATACACCAATATGCAACAGTTCTGGGGGAACAACCTAGAAATATAGAAATTTCTTGTTGTGTTCTGCCATCGTTTTGGAGCAGAATAATTAAAATTCTTTCCCTTACGTGCGGTAGATCGCTCTCTTTAAGAGCCTGCTGTAGCCGAGTAACTTGTTCCGAAGTTAAAAAATTTTTGGCAGGTGGTGGCATAGTTACTTTGAATCGACTCTGCATTTAATGCAGATAAACTGATACGGTTGCGTTCCAACCTATGTTTATGGGGAGAACCACCAACATATTCAGGTAGGGGTAAACCACTCCTTACACGGTGATAAATTTAAACGAGGGCGATGCCAGTACCTGGCTGACCCAGAACAAACCATTGAACTTGAAGATGCCAAACTCGGTAGAGTTAGGATTCGCCTATGGACAAGAAAGCATTTTCGTCTTTCTCCACACCATACGATGTCAATTATATTAGTGGAAAGGCTACAAGAGGACGGCTCACCACGAGTCAATAAACCGATGTGGTTGGCATTTGTAGGTGAAGAAATGCTACCTCTATCTGAGGTTTGGAAACTTTACATGCGACGTTTTGCGGTTGACCATTGGTATCGGTTTATTAAACAACGCTTGCATTGGACGCTCCCTAAACTGAAGCCTAATCTGGTATACATCAAGCAAGAGTTCATGAGTAGGAATACGAAGGTATGTTTGAACCATCGTCAGGAAAGAACCAGCGGAATAAGGCTTATAGCGGTTTTCAGTTGAGTCCAATACAGCCTGGTAAAATTTGATTAGAGTGTATCAATCAAATTTTTATGAAGGCTTACGACCAGGACTTGCGCCAAAAAATTATTGAGGCTTTTCGGAATCGAGAAGGTTCATATCGAAAGCTTGCAAAACGCTTTCATGTAAGTCTCAGTTTTATACAGACGTTACTATGGCGCTATTTAGACACAGGAAGTATAGAACCATTACCACATAAAAGTGGAAATCTACCCAAAATAAAAGAGGAATATTATCCAATTTTACAGAAATTGGTAGAAGAAAATAACGATGCAACCTTAAAAGAATTATGCGTACAAATCGAGTTACAAACTCAGATAAAAATTAGTCTTTCAGGAATGAGTAAAACGTTACATAAGCTCAAATTGACCCGAAAAAAAAACCTTACACGCAGCAGAGCAAGACACGGATAGAGTCAAAAAATTGAGACAAGAGTTTTGGGAACTTGCCCGTACATTTGACCTGAATAATTTGGTTTTTGTTGATGAGTCTGGAGTAAATATAGCTATGACTAGACTTTATGCTAGGGCACTAAAGGGAAAAAGAGCACACCCTTGGAGTCCAGACAAGCGTGGTAAAAATGTAACTATCATTGGGGCGATCGCAACCCATGGAATTGTTGGTGCAATGACTTTTAAAGGTGGAAATGATAAAAATGCATTTGAAACTTATATTAACCAAGTTTTAGTGCCTAATTTATGGGAGGGAGCTTGTGTAGTGGTTGTTTTAGCTCTCATAAAGTGGCAAGTATCAAAGAAGCTATTGAATCTGTCGGTGCCCATTTAATTTATTTATCACCCTACTCACCAGACTTTTCTCCAATTGAGAATTTTTGGT
The window above is part of the Tolypothrix sp. NIES-4075 genome. Proteins encoded here:
- a CDS encoding helix-turn-helix domain-containing protein; protein product: MKAYDQDLRQKIIEAFRNREGSYRKLAKRFHVSLSFIQTLLWRYLDTGSIEPLPHKSGNLPKIKEEYYPILQKLVEENNDATLKELCVQIELQTQIKISLSGMSKTLHKLKLTRKKNLTRSRARHG
- a CDS encoding transposase yields the protein MRQEFWELARTFDLNNLVFVDESGVNIAMTRLYARALKGKRAHPWSPDKRGKNVTIIGAIATHGIVGAMTFKGGNDKNAFETYINQVLVPNLWEGACVVVVLALIKWQVSKKLLNLSVPI
- a CDS encoding transposase, whose amino-acid sequence is MGGSLCSGCFSSHKVASIKEAIESVGAHLIYLSPYSPDFSPIENFWSKVKEFLRSQETRTYPDAR